A genomic stretch from Candidatus Auribacterota bacterium includes:
- a CDS encoding arginine decarboxylase, pyruvoyl-dependent, whose amino-acid sequence MLLVPKRVFFTDGVGTHKRELRSFELALRDAGIERCNLVTVSSILPPDCRIISKPKGLAELVPGMITFTVLARCCSNEPHRLIAASVGCAVPAKGYYGYLSEYHAYGETEKVAGDNAEDMAAAMLASTLGIEFDEDKSWDDQKGVYRISEKIVNAMNVTQSAVVGPSGEFTTVVAAAVFLF is encoded by the coding sequence ATGCTGCTCGTGCCGAAGAGGGTTTTTTTTACCGATGGAGTCGGGACGCATAAGAGGGAGCTTCGCTCCTTCGAGCTCGCGTTGCGCGACGCGGGGATTGAGCGGTGCAATCTCGTCACGGTTTCAAGTATCCTGCCGCCCGACTGCAGGATCATCTCCAAGCCGAAGGGATTGGCGGAGCTCGTCCCCGGCATGATCACCTTTACCGTCCTCGCGCGGTGCTGCTCGAACGAGCCGCACCGGCTCATCGCGGCGAGTGTGGGCTGCGCGGTCCCCGCAAAGGGCTACTACGGCTATTTGAGCGAATACCACGCGTACGGTGAAACAGAAAAGGTTGCGGGAGATAACGCTGAAGATATGGCCGCCGCCATGCTCGCGAGCACGCTGGGTATCGAATTCGATGAGGATAAGAGCTGGGACGATCAGAAGGGGGTGTACCGCATATCAGAGAAAATTGTCAATGCGATGAACGTCACCCAGTCCGCTGTGGTCGGCCCCTCCGGCGAGTTCACCACCGTGGTCGCCGCGGCGGTGTTTCTGTTCTAA
- the speB gene encoding agmatinase: protein MSKKSHRAPHNFCGLPEEFSSWRTSRAVIIPVPYDLTSTYVSGSRRGPDAIISASMNMEQYDEELRAETFRVGIHTQDQIEAAAASPDEMIDSVEGAVSQVVAARKLPVMLGGEHSLTVGALRALRKKHRTLSILQFDAHADLRDSYQGTRLSHACAARRAAELGSVVQVGIRSLSASEEEFRSGASGVRTFFAADIVSGRVQPQEIIAALGDPLYITIDLDVFDPAIMPATGTPEPGGLGWYDVIGLLRSACEGRTVVGFDVVELCPIPYNVAPDFLAAKLVYRLIGYIFHEELKTRPLKTVKSLKQKDSR from the coding sequence GTGAGCAAAAAGTCGCATCGCGCGCCGCATAACTTCTGCGGACTGCCGGAGGAGTTCTCCTCGTGGCGCACCTCGCGAGCGGTCATCATACCTGTCCCCTACGATCTGACCTCCACCTACGTGTCCGGTTCGCGGCGCGGGCCCGACGCAATCATCAGCGCCTCCATGAACATGGAGCAGTATGACGAGGAGCTCCGCGCTGAGACCTTCAGGGTAGGGATCCATACTCAGGACCAGATCGAGGCCGCCGCCGCTTCGCCCGACGAGATGATTGATTCAGTGGAGGGAGCAGTCAGCCAGGTGGTCGCCGCGAGAAAACTCCCCGTCATGCTCGGAGGCGAGCACTCGCTCACCGTGGGGGCGCTCAGGGCGCTCAGGAAGAAGCACCGCACGCTCTCCATTCTCCAGTTCGACGCCCACGCCGATCTCAGGGACTCGTACCAGGGCACGCGGCTCAGCCACGCCTGCGCCGCGCGGCGTGCGGCTGAGCTCGGGAGCGTCGTCCAGGTCGGGATACGGAGCCTGAGCGCTTCCGAGGAGGAGTTCCGCAGCGGCGCCTCGGGGGTGCGGACCTTCTTCGCCGCCGACATCGTTTCAGGACGTGTCCAGCCGCAGGAGATCATCGCGGCCCTGGGCGACCCGTTGTACATCACCATTGACCTGGATGTCTTCGACCCCGCGATCATGCCCGCGACCGGGACGCCGGAGCCGGGGGGGCTCGGCTGGTACGACGTCATCGGCCTGCTCCGGAGCGCGTGCGAGGGGCGGACGGTGGTCGGTTTCGATGTTGTCGAACTCTGCCCGATTCCCTATAATGTGGCTCCTGATTTTCTCGCGGCAAAGCTGGTGTACCGGCTCATCGGCTATATTTTTCATGAGGAATTGAAAACCAGACCACTGAAAACAGTGAAGTCACTGAAACAAAAAGATAGCCGTTAG